The Candidatus Woesearchaeota archaeon DNA window CAACAAGCAAGGCAGACAACAACTCAACAAACAGCGTTTCATTTTTCATTGACTCGGTTGCGCCTGTTGTAAGCTCAATAACCCCGATAAACAAGAGCTTCATAAATTCGCCTGCATTTTCAGTCAAATACACTGAATCATATCTGGAAAATATAATGCTCTTCTGGAAGGGAGATGGCGAGGAGTGGCAGTCAGTAACGCTTTCCGGCTGCGCATCTGGCTCGCTTGTGCAGTGCGCATCACCAGGATACTTAATTCCTTATTTCGGATTCTATCCTGACAAAGGGAAAATTGAGTATTTCTTCAGGATAAAAGACCGGGCAAGGGATGTTAATTCAACTGTAAACACAGTTTACTTTGACAATACTGCGCCATTGCTGAGCATACTTTCACCTTTAAACAACACGGCATACGCAACTACAACCCTCTCAATAAGCGCAGAGGCAAACGAGAAGTGCAAGAGCATAAAATACTCAGCAGACGGCGCGTCCTTTACAACAGTATGCTCTGACTGCACATCAGGAACTGTCTCAAAGTCCTTCACAAGAACCACGCACACATTAACTGTTCAGGCGCAGGACTATTCGGGAAACATTGCTGAGAAGAAAATATCCTTCACAATCAACTGATTATAATGAATTATAACCAATGATAAAAATGGAAGAAAATAAAATAATAAACCTGAAAGAGATGAGCAGCGAAACCCTGGATTCGCTTTTATGCAACGCCTGCCCAATCAATGAGAGTCCGAAAGAGTGCAAAAGGATATTTGAATTTTCGAGGATTGAGGAGTATTTCAACAGGGAAGAAGGAGAAATTAAGAATATGTTTTGCAGGCGCTACATCTGCAATTACAAATTATCAAAATATCGCAATGAAAAATAAGAATTACAAAAGAAAAGATGAAGGGATGGATATAGAGAAATAAAAAAGCATAATTCAAGAGAGATTTGGGGGTGTCGAAATGAAAAATAAGTTTAATTGTGGGACAACAAAAGGTTTTTTCGGGATAATCGCCATTATTCTGATGCTGGCAACTATGTCAGTTTCAGTATTGGCAAGCGAAAGCATTCTTACCCCGACAAAGGACAGCTATGTAAGCTCTGCAATGCCTAACACCAATTACGGCGCATCAGCACAGCTTGCAGTGAGGGCAAACCTGCTCTATCCAAAGAGGGCTTTAATCCAGTTTGCAAACCTTCCTACAGTTCCCCCTTCTTACAGGGTTAATTCTGCTGTAATGAGGTTATACATTGAGAAGGCACCCTGGGCTCTTGAAACTTACAATGCTGAAAGGATATCATCTGACTGGAGCGAAACTCTTGTCAACTGGAAGAACCAGCCTGCAACAGCAGGGATTTCCGGAAGCGCAAAGGTCAACACAACCGGATGGATTAATATTGACGTTACTGACGATGTCAAGGGATTCTATGACGGAATCCTTGAAAACAAAGGATGGGTGATAAAGGACTCAATTGAAGGAACAGCAATTTTCACACAGGAAGGAATCGCAAAGTCAAAGGAGAATGGAAACCCCCTCTTAACTCCCCAGCTTGTGATAAACTACTGCGTTGACAATGATGCTGACGGCTATTTCAGGGCAGAAGAGGGATGCGGTCCTGTGGACTGCAATGACTATGATGCTTCGGTGAATCCTGGAGCACCTGAAAAGTGCGATAATATTGACAATAACTGCAACGGCATAATTGATGAGGATGTCTCAGAAACACAGACGTGCGGAACAGAAGTAGGCGCATGCGAATTTGGGACAAAAGAGAGAACATGCTCAGCAGGAACATGGGGAGCATGGGGAACATGCACAGGCGGAATAACCCCTGTTGCTGAATCATGCGATGCACTTGACAATGACTGCGACGGCAGCATTGATGAGAATTTGACAAGGGCATACGGAGAATCAGATGTTGGAGAGTGCGAATACGGCACTGAAACATGCACTATGGGCGCTTGGCTTATAACAACGCCCGCAGTGTTCTCTGCGCCTGAGATATGCGACAATAAGGATAATGATTGTGATGGGCTCGCTGACAATGGAGTTGTCAGGTCATGCTACACCGGAATTCCAGGAACTGGAAACGTGGGAATATGCAGGGAAGGGACAGAAACCTGCTCAGCAGGAACCTGGGGAGCATGCATCGGACAGATACTTCCGGAGCAGGAGATATGCGAAAACGGGATTGATGAGAACTGCAACGGCAGGGATGAGCCGTGCTTCGGCTCTGTGTGCGCAGGAACCAATATTCCAGACACAGTGCTTGCAGGAAGCGTCTTTTCCGCATCTGTAACCATGAGAAACATAGGCGAGGATGTCTGGACCCAGTTCTACGCATACCGCCTTGGAAGCGCAAGCCCGAATGATAATGTTGTTTGGGGAAAGAGCAGGGCTGAAATGGGAACAGGAGATTCAGCTGCAAAGGGGCAGGAAT harbors:
- a CDS encoding MopE-related protein is translated as MKNKFNCGTTKGFFGIIAIILMLATMSVSVLASESILTPTKDSYVSSAMPNTNYGASAQLAVRANLLYPKRALIQFANLPTVPPSYRVNSAVMRLYIEKAPWALETYNAERISSDWSETLVNWKNQPATAGISGSAKVNTTGWINIDVTDDVKGFYDGILENKGWVIKDSIEGTAIFTQEGIAKSKENGNPLLTPQLVINYCVDNDADGYFRAEEGCGPVDCNDYDASVNPGAPEKCDNIDNNCNGIIDEDVSETQTCGTEVGACEFGTKERTCSAGTWGAWGTCTGGITPVAESCDALDNDCDGSIDENLTRAYGESDVGECEYGTETCTMGAWLITTPAVFSAPEICDNKDNDCDGLADNGVVRSCYTGIPGTGNVGICREGTETCSAGTWGACIGQILPEQEICENGIDENCNGRDEPCFGSVCAGTNIPDTVLAGSVFSASVTMRNIGEDVWTQFYAYRLGSASPNDNVVWGKSRAEMGTGDSAAKGQE